TGGACGCCATCGGCGGGCAGGAGCTGCTGTTCCCGGCGCTGCTGCCCCGCGAGCCCTACGAGGCGAGCGGCCGCTGGACGGAGTACGGCGACGGGATCTTCCGGCTCAAGGACCGCAAGGAGGCCGACTACCTGCTCGGCCCCACCCACGAGGAGATGTTCACCCTCGTGGTCAAGGACCTGTACTCCTCCTACAAGGACCTGCCCCTGGTGATCTACCAGATCCAGACCAAGTACCGCGACGAGGCGCGGCCCCGCGCCGGGCTGCTGCGCGGGCGGGAGTTCCGGATGAAGGACTCCTACTCCTTCGACGTCGACGACGCCGGGCTCGAGGAGAGCTACCAGAGGCACCGCGACGCCTACCGGCGCATCTTCGACAAGCTCGGGTTCGAGTACGTCATCGTCCAGGCCGAGGCCGGCGCGATGGGCGGCTCGAAGTCCGAGGAGTTCCTGGCCAAGGCCGCGGTCGGCGAGGACACCTACGTCCGCTGCACGCGCTGCGACTACGCCGCGAACGTCGAGGCGGTCGAGACGCCCGCCCCCGCGCCCACGCCGTACGACGACCTGCCCGCGGCCCACGCCGAGCAGACGCCCGACACCCCGACCATCGACACCCTGGTCGACCACCTCAACGAGGCCTACCCGCGCGCCGACCGGCCCTGGGCCGCCTCGGACACGCTCAAGAACGTCGTCTTCACGGTGCGCCACCCCGACGGCACCACCGAGGCGATCGCCATCGGGCTGCCCGGCGACCGCGACGTCGACGCCAAGCGGCTGGAGAGCAAGCTCGGCGAGGGCGTGGTCTTCGAGCCCATGTCCGAGGCCGAGTTCGCGGCCCGGCCCTCGCTGGCCAAGGGCTACATCGGCCCCGGCGCGCTGGGGGAGAAGAAGGAGGCCGGCATCCGCTACCTCCTCGACCCCCGCGTGGTCTCGGGCACCGCCTGGGTGACCGGCGCCGACGTCAGCGGCTCGCACGTGCTCGACCTGGTCGCGGGTCGCGACTTCGACGGCGACGGGACCATCGACGTCGGCGACGTCCGCGACGGCGACCCCTGCCCGGTCTGCGGCGACACCGACGGCGGCGTCCTGGAGTCGGCGCGCGGCATCGAGATGGGCCACATCTTCCAGCTCGGCCGCAAGTACGCCGACGCCCTCGACCTGCAGGTCCTCGACGAGAACGGCAAGCTCGTCACCGTGACCATGGGCTCCTACGGCATCGGGCCCTCGCGCGCGGTCGCGGCCATCGCCGAGGGCACCCTCGACGAGCTCGGCCTCTGCTGGCCGCGCCACGTCGCGCCCGCCGACGTCCACCTCGTGGCCACCGGCAAGGACGAGGAGATCTTCGCCGCCGCCGACCGGATCGCCCGCGAGCTGGCCGACCAGGGCGTGGAGGTCCTCTACGACGACCGCCCCAAGGTCAGCCCCGGCGTGAAGTTCAAGGACGCCGAGCTCATCGGTGTGCCCACCATCATGGTCGTCGGCCGCAACCTGGCCGAGGGCACCGTCGAGGTCCGCGACCGGGCCAGCGGCGAGCGCGAGGACGTGGCCGTCGACGGCGTCGTCGACCACGTGGTCCGGCTGGTCAAGGCGTGAGCGCCCTGCGCCGGACCGCAGCGGCCGCCGTCGCGGCCCTGGTGGTCGCAGGGCTGACGACCGTGGACGCGCCGGCGCGGGCGGCCGAGCCGCAGACGGTGCGCTTCTCCTACACCGGCGCCGAGCAGCAGTGGGTCGTGCCGGCCGGGGTCACCGCGGTCCAGGTCGTGGCCACGGGCGCCGCGGGCGGCGGGCCTGGCGGCGGGCTCGGGGCCACCGCGGCGGCCACCGTCCCGGTGACGCCGGGGGCGGTGCTGTACGTCGAGGTCGGCGGCGCCGGGACGTCTGTTGCCGGTGGTTTCAACGGCGGCGGCAGCAGCAGTGCGCCCTCGGGCGGCCAGCGCGGTGCCGGCGGCGGCGGGGCCAGCGACGTCCGGACCGTGCCGCGTCTGCAGGGTGGCGCGAGCCTGCCGTCGCGGCTGGTGGTGGCGGCCGGTGGCGGCGGCGCGGGCGGAGGCTCGGCGTTCAACGGCGGCGCGGGTGGCGCCGGGAACGTCGACGGGGGTGGAGCGGGCGCGTCCGGCGCGCCCGGGATCAACGGCGCCGTCCCCGGTGGCGGCGCGAGCCAGGTCACCGGCGGCCCGGGCGGTGGCTCCGGTGGCTCCGGCCAGCTCGGCACCGGCGGGGCCGGTGGCCCCGGCGGTGACGCGGGCGGCGGCGGTGGCGGCGGGCTCTACGGGGGCGGTGGCGGCGCCGGGGGAGCCCCGGCCGCCGGCGGTGGCGGCGGCTCGAGCGGGTTCGCGGTCGGCGCCAGTCGACTGCTGGTCACCGGCGCCACGGGTCCCGCGTCGGTGTCGATCACCTGGACGCCGCCCACGACCGTGCCCGAGACGACCCTCGGCAAGGCGCCGGGTCGCAAGGTGACGACCCACCAGCGCAAGGCCAAGGTCAAGGTGAGCTTCGGGTCCCCGAACCCCGGTGCGACCTACGAGTGCAGCCTGGACGCCAAGCCCTTCGCGCCCTGCGCCTCGCCCGCGAAGCTCAGGGTGAAGAAGGGCCGGCACACCTTCGCGGTGCGTGCGGTCCTGGCCGGGGTGTCAGACCCCACCCCGGCGACCGTCCGCTTCGAGGTGCGCAGGAAGAAGCGGCACTGAGCTCAGCCCTTCCAGGAGGGCGTGGAGGGCGGCGCGGACCTCGGCCGTCGCGCTGGCCGGGTCGGCCGCGCTCGCGGCGTAGAGCGTGCCCTCCTCGAGCGCGCCCACCAGCAGGTGGGCGAGCGGGCGGACCGGCTGGGGCGGGTAGACGCCGACCTCGATGAGCGCCGCCACCGCGCCCTCGACCAGCCCGACGGCGTACCTCCGACCGATCTCGCGCCACCGCTCCCAGCCCAGCGCGGCGGGGGCGTCCAGCAGGACGATGCGCTGGACGGCCGGATCCAGGGCGGCGGCCAGCCAGCCGTCCACCCCCGCGCGCACGGCGGCCAGCGGGTCGCTCGCGAAGAGCTCGGCGAAGGCCACGTCGACGCGCTCGACCAGCTCGGCCTCGACCTCCTCGAAGACGGCCGCGAAGAGCCCGAGCTTGCCGTCGAACTGGTGGTAGAGCGCCCCGCGGGTGACGCCCGCGGCCCGGGCGAGCTCGTCGGTGCCGACGGCGGCGTACCCCCGCTCGGCGAAGAGCGGGCGCGCGGCGTCGAGCAGGGCGGCGCGGGTCGCCGCCGACCGCTCGGCCTGGGTGCGCTTGCTTTCCATACAGCCTGTCCGTAAGTTGCGTACAACGTGTACGCAACATAGCGGAGGACGAGATGGTCACGGAGACGACACGCGAGCGGGTCGAGCTGGTCGCCGGTCCGCTGGAGTACCGCGCCGCCGGTCCTGAGGACGGCCGGCCGGTGGTCTTCGTGCACGGCTTCCTGGTCGACGACACGCTCTGGTCCGACGTGCCCGAGCGCCTGGCCGCCGCCGGCTACCGGACCTACGCGCCGACCTGGCCCCTGGCCTCGCACCGCCTGCCGATGGTCGCCGACGCCGACCTGTCGCCGCGCGGGCTGGCCCGGCTGGTGCTGGCCTTCCTCGAGGCGCTGGACCTCCACGACGTGGTGCTGGTCGGCAGCGACACCGGGGGCGGGGTCAGCCAGCTGGTGCTGAGCGAGGACCCGGCCCGGGTCGGCGCGCTGGTGCTGACCAACTGCGACGCCTTCGACACCTTCCCGCCGTTCCCGTTCACCTGGCTTTTCCGCCTTGCCCGGCACCCGGCCGCGATGCGCGCCGTGCTCGGCGCGACTCGCGTCGCGGCGGTGCGCAACAGCAAGCTGGGGTTCGGCTGGCTGGTCCGCCGGCGGCTGGCGCCCGAGGAGAGCCGCGGCTGGGTGCAGCCCTACCTCACCGACGCCGGCGTACGCCGGGACGTGGCGTCGTTCGCGCGGGCGTGGACCGGCCGGGAGCTGGTCGGCTCGGGGGAGTGGCTCGGTCGCTGGGCGCGGCCGGTGCTGCTGGCCTGGGCGCCGGGCGACCCGTTCTTCACCGACGCGCTCCGGGACCGGCTGCTCGCGGCGTTCCCGGACGCCACGCTGGTCGAGTTCCCCGGCGCCCGGACCTTCGTGGCCCTGGACCAGCCCGAGCGGCTGGCCGGCGAGATCGCCGGGTGGCTCAGCGCCCGGTGACCTCGTCGAGCTCGGCGAGGTCCTCGGCGCTCGGCTCCCACCGCAGCGCGGCGGCGTTGGTGCGGACCTGCTCGGGACGGGTCGCGCCGGAGATGACCGAGGAGACCGCCGGCTGGGCGGCCAGCCCGGCGATGGCCACGTCGAGGACGCTGAGGTCGCGCGCGGCGGCGTACTCCTCGACGGCCTCGATCCGGTCCCAGTCCGCCTCGCGCAGCCAGGCGCTGCGGTCGGGGTCGAGGGCGGCGCGGGAGCCCTCGGGCGCGTCCTGGCCGCGGCGGTACTTGCCGGTGAGCAGGCCGTACTCCAGCGGGAAGAACGGCAGGATCCCGAGGCCGAACCGCTCGCAGGCGGGGGTCACCTCGGCCTCGACGGTGCGGTCGAGGAGCGAGTAGCGGTTCTGGACCGACACGAACGGCGTGAGCCCGCCCGAGCTCGCGGTCCAGGCGGCGTCGGCGACCTGCCAGCCGTCGAAGTTGGAGCAGCCGACGTAGAGCACCTTGCCCTCGCGGACCAGGTCGTCGAGGGCCGACAGCGTCTCCTCCAGCGGCGTGACCGCGTCGTGCTGGTGGAGCTGGTAGAGGTCGAGGTGGTCGGTCTGGAGCCGCCGCAGGCTGGCCTCGACCGCGCGCCGGACGTAGCGCCGCGAGCCGCGCACGCCGTGGTCGGCACCGTTGGTGCCCTGCATGTCCATGCCGAACTTGGTGGCCAGCACGAACCGGTCGCGCCGGCCCAGGAGCGCCTCGCCCAGCAGCGTCTCGCTCTCACCGGGTCGGCTGCCGTAGATGTCCGCGGTGTCGAGCAGGGTGACGCCGACGTCCTCGGCCGCGTCCAGGATCGCCGCGACGCCGTCGGGGTCCACCCGGCGCCCGAACGCGTTGCAGCCGATCCCGACCGCGCTCACCATCAACCCCGACTCGCCCAGCGGGCGGTGCGTCATGTCCACGCCCACGAATCTAGGCCGGTCGGTGGCCGGCCCTACATTGCGGGCCATGCCGATCGACGCCGTGATCTTCGACTGGGGCGGCACGCTGACCGCCTGGCACGACATCGACTTCCACGCGGAGTCGCTGGCCCTGGCCCAGGCGGTGGTGGGCGCCGACCACGACGTCGAGGTCTCCCGTGAGCGCCTGCACGTTGCGGGGTCGCTGATCTGGGGCCGCTCGCGCGACCACCAGCAGAGCGCCACGGTCGCGGACCTGTTCACCGAGGCCGGGCTCGAGCACGACCCCGAGCTGCTCACGGCGTACTGGGAGTTCTGGGAGCCGCACACCCTCACCGACCCGGCCGTGCGACCCACCTGGGAGGCGCTCAGGGCCGACGGCATCAGGGTGGGGGTGCTCTCCAACACCATCTGGCCGCGGGCGTGGCACGAGCGGATCTTCGCGCGCGACGGCGTCCTGGACCTGCTCGACGGCGATGTCTACACCAGCGAGATCGCGTGGACCAAACCCTCCGAGCACGCCTTCCGCGCGGCCATGGACGCGGTCGGGGTGAGCGACCCGGGCCGGTGCGTGTACGTCGGCGACCGGCTCTTCGACGACGTGTGGGGCGCCCAGAACGCCGGCCTGCGCGCCGTGCACCTGCCGCACAGCACCATCCCGCCCGAGCAGGTCGGCCACACCGAGGGTGAGCCCGACGCGGTCATCCAGGGCGTCGACGAGCTGCCGGAGGTGGTCCGGCACTGGGGCTGACCGTGCCGGGCCACTTCTGCAAGAACATGCAATGCGAGTTTGTGCACCTGCTGCGGTGTCGCGCTCCGGCTCGCAGTCGCGCAGAGTGGTGCTCAGGACGACGGCGGGAACTCGGGTTCTCGCTTCAGCGGTCCGCGTACTCGTCGGCTCCGGGGAATGTCTCGGGAGTTCCCCGGAACGACAAGGCGCGGACCGCTGCGTCGTCCAGGAGGCCGATCGCCTCGACCCGGCGCTCGCCGGTCGTCTCGCCCACCAGGGCCGCGTAGGTCTCCGCGCACGCCTGCTCCAGGGCCAGCGCCGCGGCGTACCTGCCGTCGGTGGTGTCCAGCCCCGGCGGCGGGGTGTACGCCGGCGCGGCGGGCTGGGGGTGCCGCCCAGGGCCGCGATCTCGCCGATGAGGGTGTCGCGGCGCGCGCGGTGGGCGTCGTACGCCGCGCGCAGGGCGGTGTAGAGGTCCGCCTCGGCCGTCTGCGAGGTCCGCGAGCCGAGCAGGCCGTAGACCCACACGGCGGCGTGCTCGGCGGCCAGCGTCATCTGGAGGGCGTCGAGCTCGCTCGCGCCGGCGCTCACGCCGGCACCGCCTCGAGGCTCGTGAGGTGCTGGGCGGTCGAGGCCGACATCGAGGCCAGCAGCCTGGCCAGGGCGCCGCTCTCGGCCCGGCCGGCGGCGTCGGCCAGGAACGCCTGGAGCGCCCGCTCGCTCTGGCGCACCACGCGCAGGCCGCCGGCCGCGGTGGCCGTCGCGTCCGGCTCGGCCTCGAGCGCGGCGACGTGGGCGCGGTGGGCCTTGAGGACCGGGGTGACCGCGGCCCGCAGGGCCGGTGTCCGGCGGGCGCCGGCGAGCACGCCGATCGCGCCGCCCAGCTGGGCCAGGACCTCGTCGACCAGGGTCTCGTCGGCGGACGCGG
This genomic window from Nocardioides anomalus contains:
- a CDS encoding TetR/AcrR family transcriptional regulator, with the translated sequence MESKRTQAERSAATRAALLDAARPLFAERGYAAVGTDELARAAGVTRGALYHQFDGKLGLFAAVFEEVEAELVERVDVAFAELFASDPLAAVRAGVDGWLAAALDPAVQRIVLLDAPAALGWERWREIGRRYAVGLVEGAVAALIEVGVYPPQPVRPLAHLLVGALEEGTLYAASAADPASATAEVRAALHALLEGLSSVPLLPAHLEADGRRGGV
- a CDS encoding HAD family hydrolase, with the protein product MPIDAVIFDWGGTLTAWHDIDFHAESLALAQAVVGADHDVEVSRERLHVAGSLIWGRSRDHQQSATVADLFTEAGLEHDPELLTAYWEFWEPHTLTDPAVRPTWEALRADGIRVGVLSNTIWPRAWHERIFARDGVLDLLDGDVYTSEIAWTKPSEHAFRAAMDAVGVSDPGRCVYVGDRLFDDVWGAQNAGLRAVHLPHSTIPPEQVGHTEGEPDAVIQGVDELPEVVRHWG
- a CDS encoding alpha/beta fold hydrolase produces the protein MVTETTRERVELVAGPLEYRAAGPEDGRPVVFVHGFLVDDTLWSDVPERLAAAGYRTYAPTWPLASHRLPMVADADLSPRGLARLVLAFLEALDLHDVVLVGSDTGGGVSQLVLSEDPARVGALVLTNCDAFDTFPPFPFTWLFRLARHPAAMRAVLGATRVAAVRNSKLGFGWLVRRRLAPEESRGWVQPYLTDAGVRRDVASFARAWTGRELVGSGEWLGRWARPVLLAWAPGDPFFTDALRDRLLAAFPDATLVEFPGARTFVALDQPERLAGEIAGWLSAR
- a CDS encoding proline--tRNA ligase; the protein is MILRMSSLFVRTLRDDPADAEVPSHRLLVRAGYIRRAAPGIYTWLPLGLRVLRKIEDIVREEMDAIGGQELLFPALLPREPYEASGRWTEYGDGIFRLKDRKEADYLLGPTHEEMFTLVVKDLYSSYKDLPLVIYQIQTKYRDEARPRAGLLRGREFRMKDSYSFDVDDAGLEESYQRHRDAYRRIFDKLGFEYVIVQAEAGAMGGSKSEEFLAKAAVGEDTYVRCTRCDYAANVEAVETPAPAPTPYDDLPAAHAEQTPDTPTIDTLVDHLNEAYPRADRPWAASDTLKNVVFTVRHPDGTTEAIAIGLPGDRDVDAKRLESKLGEGVVFEPMSEAEFAARPSLAKGYIGPGALGEKKEAGIRYLLDPRVVSGTAWVTGADVSGSHVLDLVAGRDFDGDGTIDVGDVRDGDPCPVCGDTDGGVLESARGIEMGHIFQLGRKYADALDLQVLDENGKLVTVTMGSYGIGPSRAVAAIAEGTLDELGLCWPRHVAPADVHLVATGKDEEIFAAADRIARELADQGVEVLYDDRPKVSPGVKFKDAELIGVPTIMVVGRNLAEGTVEVRDRASGEREDVAVDGVVDHVVRLVKA
- a CDS encoding glycine-rich protein, with the translated sequence MSALRRTAAAAVAALVVAGLTTVDAPARAAEPQTVRFSYTGAEQQWVVPAGVTAVQVVATGAAGGGPGGGLGATAAATVPVTPGAVLYVEVGGAGTSVAGGFNGGGSSSAPSGGQRGAGGGGASDVRTVPRLQGGASLPSRLVVAAGGGGAGGGSAFNGGAGGAGNVDGGGAGASGAPGINGAVPGGGASQVTGGPGGGSGGSGQLGTGGAGGPGGDAGGGGGGGLYGGGGGAGGAPAAGGGGGSSGFAVGASRLLVTGATGPASVSITWTPPTTVPETTLGKAPGRKVTTHQRKAKVKVSFGSPNPGATYECSLDAKPFAPCASPAKLRVKKGRHTFAVRAVLAGVSDPTPATVRFEVRRKKRH
- a CDS encoding aldo/keto reductase, translating into MTHRPLGESGLMVSAVGIGCNAFGRRVDPDGVAAILDAAEDVGVTLLDTADIYGSRPGESETLLGEALLGRRDRFVLATKFGMDMQGTNGADHGVRGSRRYVRRAVEASLRRLQTDHLDLYQLHQHDAVTPLEETLSALDDLVREGKVLYVGCSNFDGWQVADAAWTASSGGLTPFVSVQNRYSLLDRTVEAEVTPACERFGLGILPFFPLEYGLLTGKYRRGQDAPEGSRAALDPDRSAWLREADWDRIEAVEEYAAARDLSVLDVAIAGLAAQPAVSSVISGATRPEQVRTNAAALRWEPSAEDLAELDEVTGR